A window of Pararhodobacter sp. genomic DNA:
GTGGCCCTCCAGCACATGCGAGGCGATCTTGCCGCCCGCCACGTCAACAAAGGTCGGCGCCAGGTCGATGCTTTCCACCAAAGCGTCGCAGACCGTGCCGCGGGTCACGTCCGCCTCGGCCGAGGGATCGACGATGATCAGCGGCACCCGGGTCGAGACATCGTGGAAGAACATCTTCTCGCCCAGCCAGTGATCGCCCAAGAAATCGCCGTGATCGGCGGTCAGCACGATCAGCGTGTCCGCCATCCGGCCGGTCGCCTCTAGCCAGTCCAGCAGCACACCCAGTTGGTCGTCGCATTGCTTGACCAGGCCCATATAGGTGGGGATCACCGTGTTGCGCACCTCGGGTTTCGAGAAGGTCGAGCCGATCACCCCTGCCATCATCGTCTTTAGCACCCGATTCGCGTTCTCGTATTCGGCATTGCTGCGGACCGGGGGCAAGACATGCTCGGGCCCGTACATGCTGGCGTAGGGCTCGGGCGCGATATATGGCCAGTGGGGCTTGATGAAGGACAGATGGCAACACCAGGGCCCCTGAGCCTGTGCGATGAAGTCCATTGCCCGGCGGGTCAGATACGGGGTCTCGCTATCCTCTTCGGCGATGTTGGCGGGATGGGCCGCGTTCTTCAGGAACCAGCCAGACTGCACATTTCCCTCGCCGTCGATGGCCGAATTTGCATGGTCGTGCCATGGGTTTTCACCGGGATAGCCACGAGCATTGAGATAGGCGTTGTAATGCTGGGCGGCGGAATAATCATAGCGCCCAGCCGGCCCTTCGGGGTTCACGCCGTCGTCGCGTTCCACCACGTCGAAGCCGCATTCCGACACGCGCCGCCCGATCACCGTGTCGCGGCTGAGGCCGAGACGCTCCATCCCCTCGACATCCGGCACCATATGAGTTTTGCCAAGCAAATGACAATCCATCCCCGCCTTGCGCAGGTGGTCACCCATCGTCTGCTCGCCCACCTTCAGCGGAACGCCGTTCCAGCCGGCGCCGTGGGAATGGACGTAGCGCCCGGTGTAGGTGGACATGCGCGAGGCCCCGCAGACCGGCGCTTGCACATAAGCGCGGGTGAACCGTACGCCACGCGCCGCCAGCCGGTCCATGTTCGGCGTGTGCAGATGCGGGTGGCCATACCTTTGGTGTTTGTTGCGGGCCACAGCCGGGTCAACGGATTGAGATATGGCAATTCCATCTTGAAGTGGCGGGTTGGGTTGCCGTGTTCCAACGCCAACATTTCTCCACCACCTTGCGGCCCGCAGAACCCATCGCGTGCGCTCGCGCGTATTGGTCCGATAGGCCGGTCGCGGTGCCGTTTGTCAGGCGGCGAAGCGCCCGCCCTCGAAAATGCGGGCTTGGCCCAAGGCGGCGAGGCTTTCGCGCAAAGGTTGCACCGATCCGATGCGTCCACGCTGGAATTGGCGGGCCACTTGTTCGCGGGTGGCGGTGCCAAGGTCGGACAGGTTGGCGCGCACGGCGGCGATTTGTTCGGGTACGGCGTCGCGGGATTTGTCCTCTGCCCCTTGGTTGGCAAGGGTCAGCACTGCTGCCTGCACGTCGCGCTGATGATGGTGACCCAAGCGATTGACCGCATCGAAACGAAACGTCTATAAGTTCAGCACATGTGCCAATACACAAAAGCTTGGGATACATATGCCTTGTAAGGAGCTTATTCGCGAACCCATATAGAAAACTCCCCAATCAAAATTCCGCCTTCTGGAAAACAGCGGTTGCGCAGTCGGGTCCGTTTGGCATCTCGGGATTGTACAAAAAGAAATTTGAGATATTGGCAAGCGATTATATCGTAACTGCCGGTAGCTGTTTCGCACAACACATTGGGAACCGGCTTCAAAGTAGTGGCTTTAATTATCTGGATGTTGAGCCGTCACCTTGCCCCTTAAGTGATTCAGATAAAAAGATGCTCGGATACGGTGTTTACTCTGCTCGATATGGCAACGTCTATACGTCTCGTCAATTTGTACAACTCATCGAAAGAGCACTGGGCAAGTTCTCCCCGAAAGATCAGGACTGGGAGAATAATGGGCGCTACTTCGATGCGTTTCGTCCAACATTTCCACCTGGTGGCTATGAGACTTTGGAAGAAATGCAGTTTTCCCGAGAGTGCCACCTTGCCGCAGTCGCCAAAATGCTGAAACAAGCCGACATTTTTGTTTTCACATTTGGCCTCACAGAATCATGGGAGTCAAAAGCTGACGGAGCGGCTTACCCATTGTGCCCGGGCACTGCCGCTGGAGAGTTTTCAGAGGACTCTTACGTTTTCAAAAACTATTCAGTTGCCGACGTTTTGCAAGACATGAATAGAGCAATAGATTTGATTACGGCAATAAATCCGACCATTAAGTTTATATTCACCGTATCACCTGTACCGCTTGTTGCCACAGCGTCAGGTGATCACGTCTTGGCGGCGACCACATACTCTAAGTCGGTCCTGCGGGCAGCGGCCGGTGAACTGGCCATGGCCCTAAAGAACGTTGACTACTTTCCTTCATACGAGATTATTTCGTCTTCAATCATGCGCGGGATGTTTTTTGAACCAGACGTGAGATCGGTCGTTCCGCAAGGCGTTGATTACGTCATGACCCATTTCTTTAAACAACACCGCCCTATTAATGCACCGAAACAGGCTCAAAAAGAACCAGAAACGGCACAAATTCCCATGCACAATGACGATATTATGTGTGATGAGATTTTGCTTGAGAGGAATATCTAATGTCTACACGGCTGGTAATTACAGGAGACTCTCATTGCGTCGCGCTAAGTCAAGGCCGTAAACGCGTTGAAGAAAAAGGTGGAAGTTTGCCGCGAGATTGTATCGTTGAAGGACTCGGAAATGGCTACTACATGAACATGCCGTACTCGGAAAAGAGTAACGGGTGTGTTCGTTTCACGTATGAGGAATATGTGCGCACATTTGAGAAATTCGGCATTGGTAATATCGGCGAACGTGATGATGTCATCTTTGGTTTTTCGATGAGCCTCAACTCGCCCCCGGCATTTCGTGATCCCTTTTGGAGAGGTAATGCGCCTTGGAACTTGAGCATAGAAAAGGGCTTGAATCCTGTATTCACAGACGTACTCCCGAGTTTGTTTTTGCCCAAGTGGGTCCATATTCAAGCGTTTCTCAAACAGTGCCTAGATGTCGGGGTGCCATTTTTTGTTATTTCCGGACCGCCGCCAAAGAGATCCCATGATTGCATGAGGGATGGAACGGATCCTGATATTGTTTTGGAAGTGAACCGCCTTTATCGTAAAGTTGTTGAAAGCTGGCTAACGAAACACAACATACAGGTTGTCCATACGCCACCTGAAGTATTGGACGAGACCGGTTTTTTGGCGACCAACTACTATCATCCGCATCCAAAAGATCAACATCACGCGAACGATTTGTATGGTGAATAATATCTTGAAAGAATCGTGGATTTTTTTGAATGCCATTACCCACAAACCTCAAATTAATCGCGCAGGTTTTGTTGATTGCCTGCCGCTTTGGTCAGGGGAGTCGGGTTTGGAAACTGACGCGGCCTGATCGGTCTTGTGGTTTTTCATCAGATGGATTCTTGGGTAGGGACCGTCGCTCAGGAGCCCCGTTTGCCCATGGAAATCTTCCTCACTGCTTTCGATGACATCCCCGACCCTCGAGCGGAAAACACCTAGCGGCGGTTTGGGGCCGAACGTGACGATCCGTGGCTGCCCGGCACTTGGCGGGCCGTGCGCAAGCCCAAGCCTGACCAGGGGCCGCGCTCAATTCCAACGGGCAGAGGCCTTTGTGCGACGGGCGGCGATCACGCGGTCTGCTAGAGATACGGTGGGGTGCAGGCCGAAATGACGGTGGCGGGTCTGGCGCTGATGTTCCGAAACCGGTGCGGTTCGCGCGAATTGAACAAAAAGGAATCGCCGGCCTTGAGAACAACGACCTCGTCTCCGACGGTCACTTCGATTTCACCCGAGACGACAATTCCGCCTTCGCTGGCGACATGTTCCAGCATGTCCGCACCGGTGTCGGCACCCGGTTCATAGACCTCGTGCAAGATCTGAAGGTTGTGGAGCTTGGCGTTGCCGACCTGTTTCAGCGTGATCTTGCCTTCGGTGCCCGCCCGCTCTGAATAGAGACGCGAGGTCAGGTCGCGCAATTCGGACGGGATGAAGAATGGGCGGTCGACCTCTGGGGTCTCTGGCTCAAAAAACTCTGACATTCCAATGTTCAGGCCGCCCAATATCTTGCGCAGGGACGAGACGCTCGGGCTGCTTTTGTTGGTCTCGATCATGGAAATCTGACCGTGAGGAACGCCCGCAGCCTCGGCGAGTTGCCGTTGCGACAGGCCGTTTTGCAGTCTGACTTCTTTCAGGCGCGCGCCCACATCGAATTCGGCCATCGTGTCCTCCTTGCAGGCATTTAGACGCAAACCGCGGTCATGCTCAAGGTCCAAGAAATGTGTTGCTCAAAATAATGAGCATCTGTATTGGTAATTCCTGAGAATCAATCGGACAAGAGGACTGTCATGACAAATGCCGCTGAACTGAAAGCGCGCCGCGAGAATGCTGTTGCCAAAGGTGTTTCCACGCGCGGCATTTATGCTGTCCGTGCGCAAAATTCTGAGCTTTGGGACGCGGACGGCAAGCGATTCATCGATTTCGCCGCCGGGATCGCCGTGAACAACGCCGGCCATCGGCATCCACGGCTGATCGAGGCCGTCACCAAGCAATTGGAGGCCTTCACGCATACCTGCTTTCACGTCGCGCCCTATGAAAGCTATATTCGGTTGGCCGAGCGTCTGAACGCGGCGACCCCGGGGGATTTCGCCAAAAAGACCATGCTGGTGACAACCGGGGCTGAGGCTGTGGAAAACGCTGTGAAAATGGCGCGCGCTTTCACCGGCCGGTCCGGGGTCATCGCGTTTTCGGGCGCGTTCCATGGTCGCACGCTGTTGGGTATGGCGCTTTGCGGTAAGGTCGCGCCCTACAAGAAGGCCTTTGGCGCCATGCCGCCCGAAGTCTTTCACATTGCGTTCCCGAACGGGTATCACGGCGTCACGCCCGAGATGAGCCTGGCGCAGCTTGACCAATTGTTCAAATCCAGCATCGACCCCGACCGCGTGGCCGCGATCATTATCGAGCCCGTTCAAGGCGAGGGTGGTTTCAACATTGCCGATTTCGACTTCCTGAAAAAGCTGCGTCAGGTGGCCGATGACCATGGCATTCTGCTGATTGCCGACGAGGTTCAGTCCGGCATTGCGCGGACCGGCAAGATGTTTGCCTTTGAACATGCCGGTGTCGCCGCCGATCTGGTGACGATGGCCAAGGGGCTGGCCGGTGGCTTCCCGTTGTCGGCGGTCACCGGTCGCGCGGAGGTGGTGGATGCCGCCCCGGTTGGCGGGATTGGGGGCACCTATGCCGGCAACCCGCTGGCGGTCGCGGCGGCAAACGCGATGCTGGATATCATCGAAGACGAGGGCCTGTGCGCGCGCGCCACGGAAATCGGCGCCCGGATCACGGCACGCCTGAAATCCATCGCGGCGCAGCAGGGCATGGAGCCGATTGGCGATGTGCGCGGACTTGGGGCGATGATTGCCTTCGAACTTGTGAAGAACCGCGAAACGCGTGACCCCGATCCGGCGCTGACGCAGGCCATTGTCGCCGAGGCCGAGGCGCGCGGGCTGATCATCCTGCCCTGCGGGACACGGGCCAACGTCATCCGTTTGTTGCCGCCGTTGACGACACCGGGCGACCAGGTTGACGAGGCGCTCGATCTTCTTGAAGCCGCCATCGAGGCCGCGATCATGAAGACCTACGGCTAAGTAATATGCCAAAAACGACGTCGGGCGCTGCGAAAACAGCGCCTGACGTGACCCCACGCCTCATGCGCAGACCCGCGGCCGCGCTTCCGCGACCCCATCATTTCATCTGGAGATCGACATGACAGAGCATCGGAACCTTATTGCAGGGGACTGGGTTTCCGGCTCGGATCAGTCCGAGAATATCAACCCGTCCGATGTCTCGGACCTGATTGGTCACTATGCAAGGGCGGATGCGGCGCAGGTTGACGACGCGATCAACGCGGCCCGGAATGCCTTGGGCGGTTGGGCGAATGCCAGCCCGCAGGTTCGCGCGGACCTTCTGGATGCGGTTGGTCTGAAAATCCTCGCGCAGAAAAACGAGATCGGCCACATGCTGGCCCGCGAAGAGGGCAAGACCCTGGCCGAGGCCATTGGCGAAACCGTGCGCGCCGCGCAGATCTTTCGCTTTTTCGCCGGCGAGGCCCTGCGGGTTGCCGGAGATGCCGTGGCCTCTGTCCGGCCTGACGTTGACGTCGAGGTCACACGCGAGCCGGTCGGCGTCGTCGGTCTGATCACGCCGTGGAACTTTCCAATTGCGATCCCGGCGTGGAAAATCGCCCCGGCTCTGGCCTATGGCAATACGGTGGTGTTCAAGCCTGCGGATCTGACCCC
This region includes:
- a CDS encoding sulfatase-like hydrolase/transferase: MARNKHQRYGHPHLHTPNMDRLAARGVRFTRAYVQAPVCGASRMSTYTGRYVHSHGAGWNGVPLKVGEQTMGDHLRKAGMDCHLLGKTHMVPDVEGMERLGLSRDTVIGRRVSECGFDVVERDDGVNPEGPAGRYDYSAAQHYNAYLNARGYPGENPWHDHANSAIDGEGNVQSGWFLKNAAHPANIAEEDSETPYLTRRAMDFIAQAQGPWCCHLSFIKPHWPYIAPEPYASMYGPEHVLPPVRSNAEYENANRVLKTMMAGVIGSTFSKPEVRNTVIPTYMGLVKQCDDQLGVLLDWLEATGRMADTLIVLTADHGDFLGDHWLGEKMFFHDVSTRVPLIIVDPSAEADVTRGTVCDALVESIDLAPTFVDVAGGKIASHVLEGHSLLPILRGQATEPHRDFVICEVDFAGAIFSEALGASAHEAIGFMIADKRWKLIHFETGDPPILFDLENDPDELIDLGQSPDHTEIVAAMYAKLFAWARRPSQRTTLSPADFDAMRVKLRGVGVTIGIWDEAVLPPDATIKYRNRKAEPWQRLIRAKGA
- a CDS encoding GSCFA domain-containing protein, which translates into the protein MYKKKFEILASDYIVTAGSCFAQHIGNRLQSSGFNYLDVEPSPCPLSDSDKKMLGYGVYSARYGNVYTSRQFVQLIERALGKFSPKDQDWENNGRYFDAFRPTFPPGGYETLEEMQFSRECHLAAVAKMLKQADIFVFTFGLTESWESKADGAAYPLCPGTAAGEFSEDSYVFKNYSVADVLQDMNRAIDLITAINPTIKFIFTVSPVPLVATASGDHVLAATTYSKSVLRAAAGELAMALKNVDYFPSYEIISSSIMRGMFFEPDVRSVVPQGVDYVMTHFFKQHRPINAPKQAQKEPETAQIPMHNDDIMCDEILLERNI
- a CDS encoding cupin domain-containing protein, which produces MAEFDVGARLKEVRLQNGLSQRQLAEAAGVPHGQISMIETNKSSPSVSSLRKILGGLNIGMSEFFEPETPEVDRPFFIPSELRDLTSRLYSERAGTEGKITLKQVGNAKLHNLQILHEVYEPGADTGADMLEHVASEGGIVVSGEIEVTVGDEVVVLKAGDSFLFNSREPHRFRNISARPATVISACTPPYL
- the gabT gene encoding 4-aminobutyrate--2-oxoglutarate transaminase → MTNAAELKARRENAVAKGVSTRGIYAVRAQNSELWDADGKRFIDFAAGIAVNNAGHRHPRLIEAVTKQLEAFTHTCFHVAPYESYIRLAERLNAATPGDFAKKTMLVTTGAEAVENAVKMARAFTGRSGVIAFSGAFHGRTLLGMALCGKVAPYKKAFGAMPPEVFHIAFPNGYHGVTPEMSLAQLDQLFKSSIDPDRVAAIIIEPVQGEGGFNIADFDFLKKLRQVADDHGILLIADEVQSGIARTGKMFAFEHAGVAADLVTMAKGLAGGFPLSAVTGRAEVVDAAPVGGIGGTYAGNPLAVAAANAMLDIIEDEGLCARATEIGARITARLKSIAAQQGMEPIGDVRGLGAMIAFELVKNRETRDPDPALTQAIVAEAEARGLIILPCGTRANVIRLLPPLTTPGDQVDEALDLLEAAIEAAIMKTYG